Proteins from a genomic interval of Lycium ferocissimum isolate CSIRO_LF1 chromosome 2, AGI_CSIRO_Lferr_CH_V1, whole genome shotgun sequence:
- the LOC132048251 gene encoding protein S40-1-like, with protein MDEFNGGYSNRNKGKTEKDGDFEEEDVWTFVKERDNSSKVIIPRGNSISSGSSRSTSNKSMVQKSSSSSPVNIPDWSKNFNNKKSRRVSTITDHGSSSSVATSDGNVDTSINVDEEEDDYGDGMVPPHEYIARRLARNQIAASFSMMEGVGRTLKGRDLSKLRNAILTKTGFLE; from the coding sequence ATGGATGAGTTTAATGGTGGCTATAGCAacagaaacaaaggaaaaactGAGAAAGATGGGGactttgaagaagaagatgtaTGGACGTTTGTGAAGGAAAGAGATAATTCATCAAAGGTGATTATTCCAAGAGGTAACAGTATTAGTAGTGGTAGTAGTAGGAGTACTAGTAACAAGTCCATGgttcaaaaatcttcatcatcaAGTCCTGTTAACATTCCAGACTGGTCCAAGAATttcaataacaagaaatcaagaagagTTAGTACTATAACAGATCATGGTTCATCATCATCAGTTGCTACTAGTGATGGAAATGTTGATACTAGTATTAATgtagatgaagaagaagatgattatGGTGATGGAATGGTGCCACCACATGAATATATAGCAAGAAGGCTAGCAAGAAATCAGATTGCTGCTTCATTCTCAATGATGGAAGGAGTTGGAAGGACTCTTAAGGGAAGGGACCTTAGTAAATTGAGGAATGCCATTTTAACTAAGACTGGTTTCTTGGAATAG